The following are encoded together in the Lathyrus oleraceus cultivar Zhongwan6 chromosome 3, CAAS_Psat_ZW6_1.0, whole genome shotgun sequence genome:
- the LOC127130337 gene encoding uncharacterized protein LOC127130337 → MAPDRDQLHAMSRKDKENFKEYAQRWHEIAAQVSPPLEEKEMKKLFLKMLSAGEGRLKEGGSIDSSKKYGSGLSKKKEHNANTISQEKHMRLMKNNQHHQHVAFVTPIINYALIVQVAPSYQPRFQQRTNQQNQQNCAQRPAQLDPIPITYTELFPSLIQKNLVQIRTPPVISKKLPWCATVNMIEGCPGKCRVFDVNLIRRSLVEMHTALCDLSYYEHDHAFFHVCSRDPQGCVVVKRDLQEMLDPNLIQKIVISPLVIRLVGPTYYESDKVVPYKYNVTMVEDDKEVPIPAFSSIMNIADVSGVTRSGWIFVDVSPKRNEDVVIEKSTQEKTPIIQAIQTQQCELEC, encoded by the exons atggCACCGGACAGGGATCAACTTCATGCTATGTCTCGAAAAGATAAAGAAAATTTCAAGGAATACGCGCAAAGATGGCACGAGATCGCTGCACAGGTTAgtcctccgttggaagaaaagGAAATGAAAAAACTATTTTTGAAGATGTTGA GTGCCGGTGAAGGAAGATTGAAAGAAGGTGGTTCGATCGACAGTTCCAAAAAGTATGGGAGTGGATTATCTAAGAAGAAGGAACACAATGCTAACACTATCTCGCAAGAGAAACATATGAGGCTTATGAAGAACAATCAACATCATCAGCATGTGGCGTTTGTAACTCCAATTATTAATTATGCTTTGATTGTTCAAGTAGCACCGAGTTATCAGCCGCGTTTTCAACAACGAACAAATCAACAGAACCAACAGAATTGTGCCCAGAGGCCCGCACAGTTGGATCCAATTCCAATTACCTAtactgagttatttccttctttaaTTCAAAAGAATTTGGTACAAATAAGAACCCCACCAGTTATTTCGAAAAAGCTTCCGTGGTG TGCAACTGTGAATATGATTGAAGGATGTCCAGGAAAGTGCCGAGTTTTTGACGTTAATCTAATTAGAAGATCCTTGGTTGAAATGCACACAGCTTTATGTGACTTAAGctattatgagcatgaccatgcttTTTTCCATGTTTGTTCCAGAGATCCCCAAGGATGTGTTGTTGTGAAAAGAGACTTACAAGAAATGTTAGATCCAAACCTTATTCAG AAGATTGTTATTTCTCCGTTGGTTATTCGTTTAGTGGGTCCTACATATTACGAgtctgataaagttgttccttacaaGTATAATGTTACTATGGTGGAAGACGACAAAGAAGTGCCTATTCCTGCTTTCTCGTCTATTATGAACATTGCCGATGTAAGTGGTGTGACCCGAAGTGGTTGGATATTTGTTGATGTTTCCCCTAAGAGAAATGAAGATGTTGTGATAGAGAAATCAACCCAAGAGAAAACTCCTATTATACAAGCCATCCAAACCCAGCAGTGTGAATTAGAATGTTGA